A part of Lacibacter sp. H407 genomic DNA contains:
- a CDS encoding cbb3-type cytochrome c oxidase N-terminal domain-containing protein gives MFTYKPQSAKNYFLRILLLLPFLLTGAMASAQQTSSAPPPSIWDNPLALTMLAVILVLLLVIGLLANVVLGTAGLFLEKEKKKTDTTIPTTIVIILLLLSPLMSIAQEEAAVAAAPTSIGGLSATTFWLLATVIIIELLVIIVLGLFVKSFLAKEKAVVAAVDAAEKKTFSFKEFWDKFNKLKPIEQETDIDLGHDYDGIRELDNRLPPWWLYGFYVSILVAAIYIWRYHIAETAPLSKQEFEIAMQKAEVQKAAYLAKTASNVDENTVVFLNEPTALDAGKNNFVQMCAACHGKEGQGGVGPNLTDDYWINGGSMSDIFKTIKYGKPEKGMKSWQDDYSPVQIAQLASFIKSLHGTKPPNPKEQQGELYKEAAPKADSTATVSTATN, from the coding sequence ATGTTCACATATAAACCACAGTCTGCTAAAAACTATTTCCTACGAATCCTGTTGCTCCTTCCCTTCTTGCTTACAGGCGCAATGGCTTCAGCACAACAAACATCAAGTGCACCTCCTCCATCTATCTGGGATAATCCACTGGCATTAACCATGCTGGCTGTTATTCTTGTATTGTTATTGGTGATCGGGTTACTGGCCAATGTAGTGTTGGGCACCGCAGGATTGTTTCTTGAAAAAGAAAAAAAGAAAACCGATACGACCATTCCAACAACAATCGTCATCATCTTATTGCTTCTTTCTCCATTGATGAGCATAGCACAAGAAGAAGCGGCCGTTGCTGCAGCACCAACTTCTATTGGTGGTTTGTCTGCCACTACGTTTTGGTTATTAGCAACCGTCATTATTATAGAATTGCTGGTAATCATTGTACTGGGATTGTTTGTAAAAAGTTTTCTGGCAAAAGAAAAAGCAGTTGTTGCAGCAGTGGATGCAGCGGAGAAGAAAACATTTTCATTCAAAGAATTCTGGGATAAGTTCAATAAGTTAAAACCAATTGAGCAAGAAACTGATATTGATCTGGGACACGATTATGATGGCATCCGTGAACTGGACAACCGTTTACCACCCTGGTGGTTGTATGGTTTTTATGTAAGCATACTCGTTGCTGCAATTTATATCTGGCGTTACCATATTGCTGAAACTGCACCATTGAGCAAACAGGAGTTTGAAATTGCCATGCAGAAAGCTGAAGTACAAAAAGCAGCTTATCTCGCAAAAACGGCCAGCAATGTAGATGAAAATACCGTTGTGTTTTTGAATGAACCAACTGCATTAGATGCTGGTAAAAATAATTTTGTACAAATGTGTGCAGCTTGTCATGGAAAAGAAGGACAAGGTGGTGTAGGCCCCAACTTAACGGATGATTACTGGATCAACGGTGGAAGTATGAGTGATATTTTCAAAACGATCAAATACGGTAAGCCTGAAAAAGGAATGAAGAGCTGGCAGGATGATTACTCACCGGTGCAAATTGCACAACTGGCCAGCTTTATCAAATCACTGCACGGCACCAAACCCCCGAATCCAAAAGAACAACAAGGCGAATTATACAAAGAAGCAGCACCAAAAGCAGATTCAACAGCAACAGTAAGTACAGCAACGAATTAA
- a CDS encoding CcoQ/FixQ family Cbb3-type cytochrome c oxidase assembly chaperone, with amino-acid sequence MKFINYLEKISNVSVYGLSSFLIFFIFFCAVFIYVMRASKKEMNERSRIPLD; translated from the coding sequence ATGAAATTTATCAACTACCTCGAAAAGATCAGCAACGTAAGCGTTTACGGCTTAAGCTCGTTTCTCATCTTCTTTATTTTCTTCTGTGCTGTGTTTATTTATGTGATGCGTGCAAGTAAGAAAGAAATGAATGAACGCAGTCGTATTCCATTGGATTAA
- the ccoN gene encoding cytochrome-c oxidase, cbb3-type subunit I: MQLEKFQYDNKIVKYFANATAIWGLVGMTAGLWVAIQFYLPAASLDYPGTTFGRLRPIHTNAIIFAFVGNCMFTGIYYSLQRLCKARMFSDKLSWIHFWGWQSIIVAAAVTLFLGFTTGKEYAELEWPIDIMITLVWVVFGVNMFGTIFKRRERHLYVAIWFYIATWITVAMLHIVNSFEIPVSLFKSYSWYAGVQDALVQWWYGHNAVAFFLTTPILGLMYYFLPKAANRPVYSYRLSIIHFWALIFIYIWAGPHHLLYTALPDWAQSLGVVFSVMLIAPSWGGMLNGLFTLRGAWDKVREEPVLKFFVVAVTCYGMATFEGPMMSLKSVNAIAHFTDWVIGHVHIGGLGWNGFMAFGMLYWLIPRMWGTTLYSKKLATNHFWLGTIGIVIYAIPLYWAGFAQADMWKTFTESGQLKFQFLETVTSIIPMYITRSVGGTLYLIGAFMMVYNLYKTAKQGTFIPNEDAEAAPLVKETSHVKEYWHRWIERRPATLLVFSLIVVAIGGILELVPTFLIKSNIPTITSVKPYTALELQGRDIYIREGCYTCHSQMVRPFRDEVARYGEYSKAGEFIYDHPFQWGSKRTGPDLARLGGKYPDSWHYNHMMEPSLMSPGSIMPRYGWLLDNNLDTASTPAKIRAMQTLGVPYAKGYDQQANKDLMTQANSIRISLKMDKIETPANKEIIALIAYLQRLGKDIKAEKKTETASAE, translated from the coding sequence ATGCAACTCGAAAAATTTCAGTACGACAACAAGATCGTAAAATACTTTGCCAATGCAACCGCCATCTGGGGCCTGGTAGGTATGACCGCCGGTTTATGGGTAGCCATTCAGTTTTATTTGCCCGCTGCATCACTCGATTATCCGGGTACAACGTTTGGCCGCCTTCGTCCCATTCATACCAACGCCATCATTTTTGCATTTGTTGGCAACTGTATGTTTACTGGTATTTATTATTCACTCCAACGCTTGTGTAAGGCACGCATGTTCAGCGATAAATTAAGCTGGATCCATTTCTGGGGATGGCAATCGATCATTGTTGCCGCAGCCGTTACACTCTTTCTTGGTTTTACTACCGGTAAAGAATATGCGGAGTTAGAATGGCCTATCGACATCATGATCACATTAGTGTGGGTAGTGTTTGGTGTAAATATGTTTGGTACTATTTTCAAAAGAAGAGAACGTCATTTATATGTTGCTATCTGGTTTTACATCGCAACATGGATCACGGTTGCTATGCTGCACATTGTGAACTCATTTGAAATTCCTGTATCGCTGTTTAAAAGTTACAGCTGGTATGCAGGTGTGCAGGATGCGTTGGTACAATGGTGGTATGGGCACAATGCCGTTGCATTCTTTTTAACAACGCCGATCCTCGGTTTGATGTATTACTTCTTACCCAAAGCTGCAAACAGACCCGTTTACTCATATCGTTTATCCATCATCCACTTCTGGGCCCTCATTTTTATTTATATATGGGCGGGCCCGCACCATTTGTTGTATACCGCCCTGCCAGACTGGGCACAATCACTTGGCGTTGTGTTTAGCGTTATGTTGATTGCTCCGAGTTGGGGCGGTATGCTCAATGGTTTGTTTACACTGCGTGGTGCATGGGATAAAGTACGTGAAGAACCGGTGTTGAAATTTTTTGTAGTAGCCGTTACCTGTTATGGTATGGCAACGTTTGAAGGACCGATGATGAGTTTGAAGAGCGTGAATGCCATTGCACACTTTACTGATTGGGTGATCGGGCACGTTCATATTGGCGGACTAGGATGGAATGGTTTCATGGCCTTTGGTATGTTGTACTGGCTTATTCCAAGAATGTGGGGAACGACATTGTATTCAAAAAAATTAGCCACTAATCACTTTTGGTTAGGCACCATTGGTATTGTGATCTATGCGATTCCATTATACTGGGCAGGTTTTGCACAAGCCGATATGTGGAAGACGTTTACTGAATCAGGTCAATTAAAATTCCAGTTCCTGGAAACTGTTACCAGTATCATCCCCATGTATATCACACGCAGCGTTGGTGGTACACTCTACCTCATTGGTGCATTCATGATGGTGTACAACTTATACAAAACAGCCAAACAAGGAACTTTTATTCCAAACGAAGATGCGGAAGCGGCACCATTGGTAAAAGAAACATCGCATGTAAAAGAATACTGGCACCGTTGGATCGAACGCAGACCGGCAACGTTATTAGTATTCAGTTTGATCGTAGTTGCCATTGGTGGTATTCTTGAATTAGTTCCTACGTTCCTCATCAAATCAAACATACCAACCATCACCAGTGTAAAACCATACACTGCACTTGAACTGCAGGGTCGTGATATTTATATACGTGAAGGTTGTTATACCTGTCACTCACAAATGGTGCGTCCGTTCCGTGATGAAGTGGCACGCTATGGTGAATATTCCAAAGCGGGTGAATTTATCTATGATCATCCGTTCCAGTGGGGAAGTAAACGTACAGGACCAGATCTTGCACGACTCGGTGGAAAATATCCCGACAGCTGGCATTATAATCATATGATGGAGCCATCGTTGATGTCGCCCGGCTCCATTATGCCACGCTATGGCTGGTTACTGGATAACAATCTTGATACAGCATCAACTCCTGCCAAGATAAGAGCCATGCAAACACTCGGTGTGCCGTATGCAAAAGGATACGATCAACAAGCCAACAAAGATCTGATGACGCAAGCCAACAGCATCCGCATCAGTTTAAAAATGGATAAGATCGAAACACCGGCGAACAAAGAGATCATTGCATTGATCGCTTATCTGCAACGGTTAGGTAAAGACATTAAAGCAGAAAAGAAAACAGAAACTGCTTCGGCTGAATAA
- the ccoS gene encoding cbb3-type cytochrome oxidase assembly protein CcoS, which translates to MSVIILLLIASVSVAALFLGAFLWSVKSGQYDDETSPPLRILFDDKPSSKTTTKTTSVEKTNSKP; encoded by the coding sequence ATGAGCGTCATCATTTTATTACTAATCGCCAGTGTATCAGTGGCCGCACTTTTCCTCGGCGCATTTCTGTGGAGCGTGAAAAGCGGGCAGTACGACGATGAAACATCGCCACCGCTGCGCATTTTATTTGATGACAAGCCTTCATCCAAAACAACAACCAAGACCACGTCCGTAGAAAAGACCAACTCTAAACCATAG
- a CDS encoding heavy metal translocating P-type ATPase: MDLSSHTTVKCYHCGDECITEQIQLAGKTFCCQGCKTVYQVLNQSDLCDYYELNQNPGTSQRITVRQDKFSFLDDDKIQQQLISFRNDEQTHVTFYLPQIHCSSCLWLLENLHRLNAAVVSSRVNFTSKEVAIVFNHRATSLRSIAELLTSIGYEPYISLQNLQQAKPRIQRSLIYQLGVAGFCFANIMLMSFPEYLGLDGIEKEMQSTFRYFNLILSLPVLLYSSLPFYQSAWGSLKHNFLNIDAPIALAIIMTFGRSLYEVLTNTGGGYFDSMSGIVFFMLVGRVLQEKTYQQLSFERDYTSYFPIAVTVLKNEEEIPTALPDIKVGDTILLHNEELIPVDGLLTRGKALIDYSFVTGESIPVLKEMGELLYAGGKQTGGNIELLVMKEVAQSYLTSLWNKDEKQKPQQVSFVNTLSRYFTWIVFALAAAGALYWSFYDGGRAWNVVTTILIVACPCALLLSNSFTNGNVLRILGNNKFYLRNAQAIEEMANADHIVFDKTGTLTTTEEQDIRYSGKHLSTELTGQIAALAAQSTHPLSKLLAKQAAHYGKYNVQQFHELTGKGISGIVDQQIIAIGSAEFVTGRVTRQINGSSVYVSVDGELMGFYTIRNHYRPAIFKQILQLKKNYGISILSGDNESERSILQKELGDDVQLHFYQKPEDKLRYIKRLQENGHKVIMIGDGLNDAGALKQSDAGIAVTESTNNFTPASDGILEADKLRRLSSYLLFTKANKKVVIASFVLSILYNIVGLSFALQGILSPLVAAILMPSSSISIILLTFGASSLYARRLHLN; this comes from the coding sequence ATGGACTTGTCTTCTCATACAACTGTAAAATGTTATCACTGTGGTGATGAATGCATCACCGAACAAATTCAACTCGCCGGCAAAACATTTTGCTGCCAGGGTTGCAAAACCGTATATCAGGTGCTCAACCAAAGTGATCTGTGCGATTACTACGAGCTGAATCAAAACCCCGGCACCAGTCAACGCATTACAGTCCGGCAAGACAAATTCTCTTTTCTGGATGATGACAAGATCCAGCAACAACTTATCTCCTTCCGAAACGATGAACAAACGCATGTAACGTTTTATTTACCGCAGATCCACTGCAGTTCGTGTTTATGGCTGTTGGAAAATCTGCATCGGTTGAATGCAGCCGTAGTTTCATCCCGTGTGAACTTTACAAGCAAAGAAGTAGCGATCGTGTTTAACCACAGGGCAACTTCCCTGCGAAGCATTGCAGAATTGCTTACCAGTATTGGTTATGAGCCGTACATCAGTCTGCAAAATCTGCAACAGGCAAAACCACGTATTCAACGCAGCCTCATTTATCAATTGGGTGTGGCAGGATTTTGTTTTGCCAACATCATGCTCATGAGTTTTCCGGAATACCTGGGACTGGATGGCATTGAAAAAGAAATGCAGTCAACCTTCCGGTATTTCAATCTCATATTATCGTTACCTGTTCTGCTCTACAGTTCACTGCCCTTTTACCAAAGTGCATGGGGAAGTTTGAAACATAATTTTCTGAACATTGATGCGCCTATTGCACTCGCTATCATTATGACCTTTGGCAGAAGTTTATACGAGGTACTCACCAATACGGGTGGTGGTTATTTTGATTCCATGAGCGGTATTGTATTCTTTATGCTGGTGGGCCGTGTGCTGCAGGAAAAAACTTATCAGCAATTATCGTTTGAACGGGATTACACTTCTTACTTTCCTATTGCTGTAACTGTTTTAAAAAACGAGGAAGAAATTCCAACCGCCTTACCCGACATTAAAGTGGGCGATACCATTCTTCTGCATAACGAAGAATTGATTCCGGTTGATGGATTACTAACCAGAGGAAAAGCATTGATCGATTATAGTTTTGTTACCGGCGAATCCATTCCTGTGCTTAAAGAAATGGGCGAGTTGTTGTATGCAGGTGGAAAACAAACCGGCGGCAATATCGAATTGCTGGTAATGAAAGAAGTGGCGCAGAGTTATTTAACCAGCCTGTGGAATAAAGACGAAAAACAAAAACCACAACAGGTTTCGTTTGTAAATACACTCAGCCGTTATTTTACATGGATTGTTTTTGCATTGGCGGCAGCCGGTGCGTTGTACTGGAGCTTTTACGATGGCGGCCGTGCATGGAATGTTGTTACCACCATTCTTATTGTTGCCTGCCCTTGCGCCTTGTTGTTATCCAATAGTTTTACAAATGGCAACGTGCTCCGCATCCTCGGCAATAACAAATTCTATTTACGAAACGCACAGGCAATTGAAGAAATGGCGAATGCCGATCATATTGTATTTGATAAAACCGGAACGCTTACCACTACCGAAGAACAGGACATTCGTTATTCCGGAAAACATCTCAGCACTGAATTAACCGGACAAATTGCAGCCCTTGCCGCACAAAGCACACATCCTTTGAGTAAGCTGCTGGCAAAGCAGGCGGCGCATTATGGAAAGTACAATGTGCAACAGTTTCATGAACTTACCGGCAAAGGCATCAGCGGTATTGTTGATCAACAGATCATTGCAATTGGATCGGCTGAATTTGTAACCGGCAGAGTAACCCGGCAAATCAATGGCAGTTCTGTGTATGTTTCGGTTGACGGTGAGTTGATGGGTTTTTATACCATTCGTAACCATTACCGCCCTGCAATTTTTAAACAGATCCTGCAACTCAAAAAAAATTACGGCATTTCCATTTTATCCGGCGATAATGAAAGTGAACGAAGTATTCTGCAAAAAGAGTTGGGGGATGATGTGCAATTGCATTTCTATCAAAAACCGGAAGATAAACTCCGTTATATAAAACGCTTACAGGAAAATGGCCATAAAGTGATCATGATCGGTGATGGGTTGAACGATGCAGGCGCTTTGAAACAAAGCGATGCCGGTATTGCTGTAACCGAAAGCACCAACAACTTTACACCTGCCAGCGATGGTATTCTGGAAGCAGATAAATTAAGACGCCTCTCCTCCTATCTCCTGTTTACCAAAGCCAATAAAAAAGTGGTGATCGCAAGTTTCGTCCTGTCGATCCTCTACAATATTGTTGGGCTGAGTTTTGCGTTGCAGGGAATCTTATCTCCATTAGTGGCAGCGATCCTGATGCCGTCCAGTTCCATCAGCATCATCCTCTTAACCTTCGGGGCTTCCTCGTTGTATGCCCGTCGTCTCCATTTGAATTAA
- a CDS encoding Hsp20/alpha crystallin family protein — MSTRAISKPGMLPTVFDEFFKPWNEWFDNGSSFFGRVMTVPAVNILENKNDYNVSLAVPGMKKEDFNIDVEGNMLTISCEKEVSKEEKEEQFTRKEYNYSSFSRSFTLPEEVNKEKIEAKYEDGVLKLMLPKKEEAKKLAAGKHIAVK; from the coding sequence ATGTCAACCAGAGCGATTTCAAAACCCGGTATGCTGCCAACAGTATTTGATGAATTTTTTAAACCATGGAATGAATGGTTTGATAACGGCAGTTCATTTTTCGGACGTGTAATGACCGTACCTGCAGTAAATATTCTTGAAAATAAAAATGACTACAACGTATCATTGGCTGTACCCGGCATGAAGAAAGAAGACTTCAACATTGATGTAGAAGGAAACATGCTGACCATCAGTTGTGAAAAGGAAGTAAGCAAAGAGGAAAAGGAAGAGCAATTCACAAGAAAAGAATACAACTACTCTTCTTTCAGCCGCAGTTTTACTTTGCCTGAAGAGGTGAACAAAGAAAAAATTGAAGCGAAGTATGAAGATGGTGTATTGAAACTGATGCTTCCAAAAAAAGAGGAAGCCAAGAAGCTGGCAGCGGGCAAACATATCGCTGTGAAATAG
- a CDS encoding phage holin family protein produces the protein MEETFVKAEELAEHVKEYINNRMDAVKLNTAEKSSKLLATVIASVVVAMFFITFLFFASTALAFVFSRITGALSWGFLIVGGIYLLLGVLVWLLKDRILQLPIMNALLRQLFTDEDDYEDE, from the coding sequence ATGGAAGAAACATTTGTCAAAGCAGAAGAACTGGCGGAACATGTAAAAGAGTATATCAACAACCGCATGGATGCGGTGAAGTTGAATACAGCTGAAAAAAGTTCAAAGCTATTAGCAACCGTGATTGCGTCGGTTGTTGTGGCGATGTTCTTTATCACCTTTCTGTTTTTCGCCAGTACTGCTTTGGCATTTGTTTTTTCTCGTATTACAGGAGCGTTGTCGTGGGGCTTTTTAATTGTTGGTGGCATTTACCTGTTGCTTGGTGTGCTTGTATGGCTGCTGAAAGATCGTATACTGCAACTGCCCATTATGAATGCATTACTGCGGCAACTATTTACTGATGAAGATGACTACGAAGATGAATAA
- a CDS encoding YtxH domain-containing protein, with protein MNTIGKIAIAAAAGVVAGGVLGILFAPDKGVNTRKKITDSGKKLTDTVKEKMSGLKVNIRSKADAVREEMEEMA; from the coding sequence ATGAACACTATTGGAAAAATTGCTATTGCGGCTGCAGCAGGTGTTGTGGCTGGTGGCGTACTGGGCATTTTGTTTGCGCCAGATAAAGGTGTGAACACCCGTAAAAAAATTACTGACAGTGGAAAAAAACTTACTGACACTGTGAAAGAAAAAATGAGTGGTTTAAAAGTAAACATCCGCAGCAAAGCAGATGCTGTGCGTGAAGAGATGGAAGAAATGGCATAA
- a CDS encoding pyridoxamine 5'-phosphate oxidase family protein has protein sequence MLGKLTTSEIDELLYSANLGRIGCSFNGKTYVVPVNYVYDGRSIIAHSVEGMKVKMMRLNAEVCFEVDEVQNNKNWKSVIAWGTYQEITGERERYDAMKLFVDRMLKLKISTTAHPPELSAERLRSGSHSVKPVIYRILLSEKTGRYEKE, from the coding sequence ATGCTGGGAAAATTAACCACATCCGAAATAGATGAGCTGCTGTACAGTGCTAATCTGGGTCGCATAGGTTGCAGCTTCAATGGTAAAACCTATGTTGTACCTGTTAACTATGTGTACGACGGACGTTCGATTATTGCACATTCGGTGGAAGGAATGAAGGTGAAGATGATGCGACTCAATGCCGAAGTTTGCTTTGAAGTAGATGAAGTACAAAACAATAAAAACTGGAAAAGTGTAATTGCATGGGGAACGTACCAGGAAATTACCGGTGAGCGGGAACGCTACGATGCCATGAAATTATTTGTAGACCGCATGCTGAAACTGAAGATCAGTACTACGGCGCATCCGCCTGAATTAAGTGCCGAACGTTTACGCAGCGGCAGCCACAGTGTAAAGCCGGTGATCTACCGCATTCTCCTTTCTGAAAAAACCGGTCGTTACGAAAAAGAATGA
- a CDS encoding Na/Pi cotransporter family protein gives MEVSFDIWKILAGVAIFLLGMNMLEEALQYLAGRPFKLFLRKHTQHKLKAIGAGAIVTALLQSSSIVNLMLLAFVGSGIIQMQNGLAMMLGSNIGTTFTSWIVATVGFEFNIESFALPVTGIAGIAMVLLNKHSKWFQLSKFFFGFSFLFVGLNFMKTAVEAMVQQTDLSRFNEYPVLLFLLIGILITALIQASSATIALVLAALHANAIELEPAMAIVLGAEVGTTIKLLLASAKGIPAKKQVALGNFLMNVIISLLLVFFLDPFALFISETIGVKNHVLALVVFQTLVNIISIVLFYPFLNPFGKFLSNRFAKNSDETLFIHKIKPAETELALQAMQQETAHFLQLIIAYTKHIFELKPEQKNGNEFYKKSPEEKYEFIKHLHGDILAFYVKMQANQMQPEETARFQLLISSVRNGMYAAKSLKDAWHDALILKNSSNDKKFTYYEESRNRTAHFISTIGEVLTANKPAPANADALIALYREIIKGYTEELSHLYKQGTIDHLNETEISTIINYNRELYTAYKSLILATKDLLLTDAEAVAFDELPGFIR, from the coding sequence ATGGAAGTATCGTTTGATATCTGGAAAATACTTGCAGGCGTTGCCATCTTTTTGTTAGGGATGAATATGCTGGAAGAAGCATTACAGTATTTAGCAGGCCGCCCGTTCAAATTATTTCTGCGAAAACATACGCAACATAAATTAAAAGCCATTGGTGCAGGTGCCATTGTTACTGCGTTGTTGCAAAGCAGCAGTATTGTAAACCTGATGTTGCTTGCATTTGTTGGCAGCGGTATTATTCAAATGCAAAATGGTTTGGCGATGATGCTGGGCAGTAATATCGGCACAACGTTCACCAGTTGGATCGTAGCAACTGTTGGGTTTGAATTCAACATTGAAAGTTTTGCATTGCCCGTTACAGGTATTGCCGGTATTGCTATGGTATTACTTAACAAACACAGCAAATGGTTTCAGCTAAGTAAATTCTTTTTTGGTTTCAGTTTTTTGTTTGTGGGGTTGAATTTTATGAAAACGGCTGTTGAAGCAATGGTGCAACAAACCGATCTCAGCCGCTTTAATGAATACCCTGTATTACTGTTTTTATTGATCGGCATATTGATCACCGCACTTATACAGGCAAGCTCGGCCACCATTGCATTGGTACTTGCTGCATTGCATGCAAACGCTATTGAACTTGAACCTGCCATGGCTATTGTATTAGGTGCTGAGGTTGGCACTACAATCAAACTCTTGTTGGCATCGGCCAAGGGAATTCCTGCAAAAAAACAGGTAGCACTCGGAAATTTTTTGATGAATGTTATTATCTCACTTCTCCTTGTGTTCTTTCTCGACCCATTTGCATTGTTTATCAGCGAAACCATAGGTGTCAAAAATCATGTACTTGCATTGGTGGTGTTTCAAACATTGGTGAATATCATCAGTATTGTACTGTTCTATCCGTTTTTGAATCCGTTCGGAAAATTTTTATCAAACCGGTTTGCAAAAAACAGCGATGAAACATTATTCATTCACAAAATAAAACCTGCAGAAACAGAACTGGCACTGCAGGCCATGCAACAGGAAACTGCTCATTTTCTGCAACTCATCATTGCTTATACCAAGCATATTTTTGAACTGAAGCCGGAGCAAAAGAACGGCAATGAATTTTATAAAAAATCGCCGGAAGAAAAATACGAGTTCATTAAACACCTGCACGGTGATATACTTGCGTTTTATGTGAAGATGCAGGCTAACCAAATGCAACCGGAAGAAACTGCACGGTTTCAATTATTGATTTCTTCGGTACGTAACGGCATGTATGCAGCCAAGAGTCTGAAAGATGCATGGCATGATGCACTCATTCTCAAAAACTCATCGAACGATAAAAAATTCACCTATTATGAAGAAAGCCGCAACCGCACGGCGCATTTCATTTCAACCATCGGCGAGGTGCTTACTGCAAACAAACCTGCGCCGGCAAATGCCGATGCATTGATTGCTCTTTATCGTGAAATAATAAAAGGTTATACAGAGGAACTGAGTCATTTGTATAAACAGGGTACAATCGATCACCTGAATGAAACAGAGATCTCCACCATTATTAACTACAACCGTGAATTATATACCGCTTACAAATCGTTGATCCTTGCAACAAAAGATCTGTTACTCACAGATGCTGAAGCAGTAGCCTTCGACGAATTACCCGGCTTCATCCGGTAG